Sequence from the Pseudophaeobacter arcticus DSM 23566 genome:
CGCGACGCGATGAAAAAGCCTGTCGAGGTTGCAGGTATCGACGCCGCAGACATGCGCGAACAGCAGGTCTGATCCGGATGGAGCTGCCCTTTGATCTGACGGCAGGCCAAGGGGCATATCTGGCCGCTGCATTATTTGCAGCGGCCTATATCCGCGGCTACTCTGGCTTTGGGTTTTCCGCGATCTTTATTATTCTGGCCGCCCTGACCACCAATCCGCTGCCACTGATCCCGGTGATTTTTGCCTGTGAAATTACCATGACCCTGTTTCAGGCCCGGGGCATTCGCGCCCATGTGGACTGGTCCCGTGTGCGTCCCTTGCTGATTGGGGCTGCCATCGCCACCATTCCATCCGTGACCGTCATGGCCCATCTCGGTGAAAATCAGGCGCGACTGGCTATCTCAGCCGTTATTTTGATGCTGAGCCTGATCCTGCTGAGCGGCTGGCAGCTGCGTCGCCAGATTGGCTTTGGTGGCAATCTCTCGGTTGGTTTTTTGTCCGGCATGGTCAATAGCGCCGGTGTTGGTGGCCTGCCTGCGGCGGCCTTCCTGACCGCGCAACCGCTGGCCCCGGCGGTGTTTCGCGCCACCATGATTGTCTTTCTCACTGGCATTGACCTGATGGCCCTGCCGGTGATGCATGCCAATGGTCTGACTGGCGGCGAGACCCTCATTGGTGTGCTGCTGGCCTTTCCCATTCTGGGGCTTGGCATCTGGGCCGGGGGACTGCGGTTTTCCTCTGCCTCACAGGCGCAGTTTCGCCGGGTGATCGTCATTCTGCTGACCCTGTTTTCCGTTCTCAACATCCTGAAGGTGGTGCTATGAGCGATCCTACAGATATCCTGGTGCTGAATACCGGGTCTTCATCTGTAAAATTCGCGGTCTTTGACGCCCAGCTGCACGAACGGATAAGCGGTGTCGCCGATGGCATTGGCGGCAGTGGAATCCTGCGCATCGGCGCACACAAGGAAGTGCTGGCTCTGCCTGATCACAGGCAGGCCCTCATGGCGGTTCTGGACCGGCTCACCCAGCGAGGCACGGGCCCGGACAGCCTGCGCGCGGTGGCGCATCGGGTGGTCCATGGTGGCACGAGCCTTACCATGCCCACGCGTATCACCCCAACCGTGCGCGCCGCGATCCAGGCATGTGTGCCGCTGGCACCGCTGCACAACCCGCACGCGCTGTTGGCGATTGATGCCCTGGACCACCTGGCACCGGATCTGCCGCAATACGCCAGTTTTGACACCGCCTTTCACGCCACCACCCCCGAAGTCGCCAGCCGCTACGCCCTGCCGCCTCAGGCTGAGGCTCTGGGTCTGCGCCGCTACGGGTTTCACGGGCTGTCCTACGCCTCAGTCTGCCGCCGGTTGCCAGAGATTTCGGCCGCGCCGCTTCCCGCCAGGCTGCTGGCGCTCCACCTCGGCAACGGCGCCTCTATCTGCGCCATCAAGAACGGCCAGTCCGTGGGCACAACCATGGGGTATTCCCCGCTGGAAGGGCTGACCATGGGCACCCGTGTCGGCACCCTGGACCCCAATGCCACACTCAGGCTGGCAGAAGAAATTGGCCTGCGCGAGACCAAGGAGATGTTGAACACCCAGTCCGGTCTTGCAGGTCTGTCTGGCGGCTTGTCCGACATGCGGGCGCTGGAACAGGCGGGCACGCCTGAGGCGCAGTTTGCAATTGAACATTTCTGCTACTGGGCCATTCGCCACGGGCACAGTCTGATCGGCGCCATGGGGGGCTGCGATGCCATCGCCTTTACCGGCGGCATTGGCGAGAACGCCCGCAATATTCGCGCCCGTATCCTTGATGGCTTTGCCTGGCTTGGCTGCAGCATCGACCCAGAGAAAAACGCCCAAAACGCCCCCTGCCTGACCACATCCACAGCAACGCCCACGGCCTGGATCGTTCCGACAGAGGAAGAACGCCAGATCGCCCTGGATGCCGACACCCTGATCGGAGCGGCCACATGAGCGTGACAGCACAGTCCCTTTTCTTTTCAAAACGTCACAACACCTGTGCCCCTTTCGGCAGGCAAAAGAAGCTGTCTCTCACTGCCGGGTATCCGTTGCGAAGGTCATATAGCCCAGGCCTGCGCCCCCCCGTTCTGAAAGCTCTGCTGTGACCAGCGCGATCCTGCCCAGCCGGACAAGGCAGAAGGTCCAGACCCTGCGCGCCAGCAGCAAAAAGCTGTTTCCTGGCGTTGCGGTGGCGCTGATTGTCGCCGTCACCGCGCAGTTTCTGGCAGACCATTACGCCACCCCGGCGATGCTGCTGGCATTGCTTTTAGGCATCGCCGTGAGCTTCCTGGGCGAAGAAGGCAAAACAGTTCCCGGCGTCGCCTTTTCGGCGCGGTCGCTGCTGCGTCTGGGCATTGCCTTGTTGGGCGTGCGGGTCTCGATGGGGTTGATGATGGCCCTGGGGTGGGATCTCATCGCGCTGGTTGTGGGCGGTGTGATTGCCACCATTGGTTTTGGCCTGCTGGTGGCACGGTTCTTTGGCCATGGCTGGCGCTTTGCCCTGCTCACCGCCGGGTCCGTGGCGATCTGTGGCGCCTCCGCCGCCATGGCGATCAGTGCGATCCTGCCCCGCGACGAGCGTTCCGAGGAGCGACTGATCTTTACCGTGATGGGCGTCACCGTGCTGTCGACCATTGCCATGATCGCCTATCCTGTCTTGGTGAATTTCCTCGCGTTGAACCCGGTCCAGGCCGGCGTGTTTCTGGGCGGGACCATTCATGATGTCGCTCAGGTGGTCGGCGCGGGCTTTTCGATCTCGGAGCAGACCGGCGATACAGCCACTCTGGTAAAGCTGATGCGCGTCGCCATGCTGGCCCCGATTGTATTGATGGCCTCGCTGATGATCCGCTCCTTTGCCGAGCTGCCCAAAGATGGCCCCCGTCCGCCGCTGTTGCCTGGCTTTGTGGTTGCTTTTCTATTGCTCGCCGGGCTCAATTCCTTTGGGCTGATCCCAGCTATTGTCAGCGATTTTCTCAGCCAGTGGTCACGCTGGCTGCTGCTCACCGCCATTGCTGCTGTGGGCATGAAGACCAATCTAAAACAGGTACTGGCCGTTGGAGGCGCGGCCATCGCCTTAATCATCCTAGAAACAGCGTTCATTGCCGGGCTCATCCTGGCAGGGATCACGGTCCTGACCTGAATTCCGGTTTGAACAGACAAAGATAAGGGAGGCCAGATGACGTTCCAGCAACCCCGGGTGGAGACATCCCCCAAGGTATCAGACGAGATCCGCCAGACCACCTGCTACATGTGTGCATGCCGCTGTGGCATCAACGTACATATGAAGACCAATGAGGACGGCAAGAAAGAGGTCGCCTATATCGAAGGCAACCGCGATCACCCGGTCAACAAGGGCGTGCTCTGCGCCAAGGGCTCTGCCGGCATCATGCAGGTCAATGCGCCTTCACGGCTCAAGGCGCCGCTGAAACGCGTTGGCCCCCGTGGGTCTGGCGAGTTTGAGGAAATCTCCTGGGACGAGGCGCTGGAAATCGCCGCTGGCTGGCTGGAACCAATCCGCCAAGATGATCCCTCCAAGCTGGCCTTTTTTACTGGCCGGGATCAGTCGCAGTCTTTCACCGGCTTCTGGGCGCAGAACTTTGGCACCTGCAACTACGCGGCGCATGGCGGCTTTTGCTCGGTCAATATGGCGACGGCCGGCATCTATACCATGGGCGGCGCCTTTTGGGAGTTCGGCCAGCCCGACTGGGACCACACCAAATTGTTCATGCTGTTTGGCGTGGCAGAAGATCACGACAGCAACCCGATCAAAATGGGCCTCGGCAAGATCAAGGCCCGCGGCGCGCGGGTGATCGGCGTCAATCCAATCCGCTCAGGCTATAACGCCATCGCAGATGACTGGGTTGGCATCACCCCCGGCACCGACGGGCTGTTCATTCTGGCGCTGGTGCATGAGCTGATGAAGGCCGGCAAGATCGATCTCGATTACCTCAGCCGCTACACCAATGCGCCGGTGCTGGTGAACCAGGACCCCAATTCACCAGACAAGGGCCTGTTCCTGCGCGACGACCACGGCACCCCGCTGGTGATCAACCGCAAGTCCGGCAAACTGGCCCCTTTTGACATGCACGGCGTGCGCCCCGACCTGGGCGGCAGTTTCAAGATGGGTGATGTCACCCATGTCTCGGTCTTCCAACTGATGGCCCAGCGTTACCTGAAAGACAAATACGCCCCCGAAGCCGTGGCCGAGCGCTGCGGCATCCCGGCCAAACGCATCCGTGCCATCGCCGCCGAACTGGCCCGCGTCGCCTTTGACGAAGCCTTTGAACTGGACCAGGAATGGACAGATTTTCGCGGCGAAAAACACGACAAAATGATCGGCCGCCCCGTGGCCATGCACGCCATGCGCGGTGTCTCAGCCCATGCCAACGGCTTTCAGACCTGCCGCGCCCTGCATGTCTTGCAGATCCTGCTTGGCACGGTCGAGGCCCCCGGTGGTTTCCGCTTCAAACCGCGCTATCCCAAACCGGTAGAGGCCCACCCAGCCCCCCATTGTCGTGTCACCCCCAACAAACCGCTGGATGGCCCGCACCTGGGCTTTGTGCATGGCCCCGAGCATCTGGCGCTGAAAAGTGATGGCAGCCCGGCGCGCATCGATAAGGCCTTCACCTGGGAAAACCCGATGTCCAGCCACGGGCTGATGCATATGGTGATCTCCAACGCCCATGCAGGCGACCCCTACAAGATCGACACATTGTTCATGTATATGGCCAATATGTCGTGGAACTCCTCGATGAACACTGGCGGCGTGATCGAGATGCTGACAGACAAGGACGCCGACGGCGACTACAAGATCCCCCGCATTATCTATTCCGATGCCTATTCTTCGGAAATGGTGGCCTATGCCGATCTGATCCTGCCCGATACCACCTATCTTGAACGCTATGACTGTATTTCCATGCTGGACCGCCCGATCTGCGAAGCCGACGGCGCCGCCGACGCGATCCGCTGGCCAGTGATCGAACCCGACCGGGATGTACGGGGGTTTCAGACCGTTTTGGTGCAATTGGCCAACAAAATGAAACTGCCCGGCTTTACCCATGAGGACGGCAGCGCCAAATGGCAGGACTACGCCGACTATATCATCAACCACGAGCGTAAACCCGGCATCGGCCCGCTGGCAGGTTTTCGAGGCCCCGATGGCGACAAATCCGGACGCGGTGCGCCAAACCCGCAGCAGCTGGACAAATATATCAAAAACGGCGGCTTCTTTGTCGAACATATCCCCACCGAGGCCAGCTACTTCAAGCCCTGGAACATGGCCTATCAGGACTGGGCGGTGGGAATGGGCCTCTATGACAGCCCGCAGCCCTATCTGTTTCAACTCTATGTGGAGCCGATGCGCAAATTCCAGCTGGCCGCCGAAGGCCACGGTGAACGCCAGCCCCCGGAACACCTGCGTCAGCGCATCAAAGACACCATGGACCCGCTGCCGATCTGGTATCAGACCGACCAGCAGGGCAACGAGGGTTTCACCGTCAACGCTCTGACCCAACGCCCCATGGCGATGTACCACTCCTGGGGCAGTCAAAACGCCTGGCTCCGCCAGCTGCATGGACACAACCCGCTCTATATGCCGACAAAACTGATGCGGCAGCACGATTTGGCGGATGGCGACTGGGCCCGCATCTCCTCTCCCCATGGTGAAATCACTGTGCCGGTGATGGAAATGGCCGCGCTCAATGACAACACGGTCTGGACCTGGAACGCCATCGGCAAACGCAAAGGCACCTGGGGTCTGCAGGAAGACGCCCCCGAGGCGACCAAGGGTTTCCTGCTAAATCATCTGATCCACGAGCTCATGCCCGCCAAAGGCGACGGGCTGCGCTGGGCCAACAGCGACCCTATTACCGGTCAGGCCGCTTGGTTCGACCTCAAGGTGAAAATCGAAAAAGCCGGCGCGCCACAGGATTTCACCGAAAGCCAGCCGACACTGGCGTCGATCAAGTCTCCTGTCGGCACCGGCCCCAAAAATCTGGCCTGGAAGGTGGGAAAATGACCAAGCTCTTTCTCTGGCTCCCCGCCGCTTCATTTGGCCCCAAATATCCCGGGGTCCGGGGCAGCGCCCCGGTCCGTCCCAGCCCAAAACCGGAGGCCTGTTCTGATGACTGAACTCCCGACCACGACCAGCCGCAAGATGGGCCTGGTCATCGACCTGGATACCTGCGTTGGCTGCCATGCCTGTGTGATCTCCTGTAAAGGCTGGAACACCGAAAACTATGGCGCGCCGCTGTCAGATCAGGATGCCTATGGCGCCGCACCTGTCGGCACCTTCCTCAACCGGGTTCACAGTTTCGAGGTGCAGCCCGCTGCCACAGCGGCGCAGCCCGCCCCGGCAGCGCAGCTGATCCATTTCCCCAAATCCTGCCTGCACTGCGAAGACGCCCCCTGCGTCACCGTCTGCCCCACCGGCGCCAGCTACAAACGGGTTGAGGACGGCATTGTACTGGTCAATGAAAGTGACTGCATCGGCTGTGGGCTTTGCGCCTGGTCCTGCCCCTATGGCGCCCGCGAGCTGGATCTGGCCGAAGGTGTGATGAAGAAATGCACCCTTTGCGTCGATCGGATTTACAATGAAAACCTGCCGGAAGTGGACCGTGTCCCCTCCTGTGTGCGCACCTGCCCTGCCGGGGCACGCCACTTTGGGGATCTTGGTGACCCAGACAGCGCGGTCAGCCAGTTGGTGGTTGAGCGCGGCGGCATGGATCTGATGCCCGAGATGGGCACCAAGCCGGTAAACAAATACCTGCCGCCGCGCCCCAAAGACAAACTGGAAGAGCAGATAGATATTCTGGCACCGCTGCTGGCGCCAGTCACTGAAACCCCCGGCGGCTTCCTTGGCTGGCTCGACAAGGCCCTCGACAAACTGCCCGGTGAATCATCCAGTCAGTCTTCTGGCCAGTCTCCAGACCAGTCTTCAGGAGGGATCGCCTGATGCATCCAGCACCATCCGTCATTCTCTTTACCACCCTCTCTGGGCTTGGCTTTGGACTGCTGGCCTTTCTCGGCCTCGGCTATCCAGGCGTCACTGGCTGGGTGGCCTTTGTCTTCTACGCCATTGCCTACGGGCTGGCAGTTGGCGGCTTGCTGGCCTCGACCTTCCACCTTGGCCACCCGGAACGCGCGCTCAAGGCCTTTAGCCAATGGCGCACAAGCTGGCTCAGCCGCGAAGGCATATGCGCCGTGGCGGCGCTGCTGGTGATGGGGCTCTATGCCATTGGTGCTGTCTTTTTTGAAAACCTCTGGCCTGTTCTGGGCATGATCGGCGCGGGGCTCAGCCTCGGCACGGTCTTTACCACCTCAATGATCTACACCCAGCTCAAGACCATTCCACGTTGGAACATGCCGCTGACTCCGGTGATGTTCCTCAGCTTTTCCCTAGCCGGAGGTGCCCTGCTGGCCGGGCAAGAGAGCCTCGCCACCTGGCTCTTGCTGGCGGCCGCAGCGGTACAGCTGGCCTACTGGTGGCAGGGCGACAAGGCCTTTGCCGCCTCCGGCACCACCATGGCCAGTGCCACCGGTCTGGGCGCCGAGGGGGCCACTGTGCGCGCCTTTGAGCCACCCCATACCGGCAGCAACTACCTGTTGCGGGAATTTGTGCATGTGGTGGGGCGCAGACACGCGCAAAAGCTGCGGGCCATAGCGTTGATCCTGGGCTTTGCCCTGCCTGTTCTGTTCCTGGTGCTGCCAGTGGACTCCAGCCTGGTCAAACATCTGCTGGCCGCCTTTGCTGTGCTGTCACATATGGCTGGGATTGCCGTCTCACGCTGGCTGTTCTTTGCCCAGGCGGAACATGTGGTGGGACTGTACTACGGCAAGCGCTGAGCCGCAAAAAACCGCCGCCACATAAAAAGCGCTCATCCGGGGCGCTTTTTTAGTCTGCCCGTGTCACAGCCCCCAGTGCTGCCTCGTCCTGTTTGCATGCCGTCAAAACAGGAGACACCCATGACAGCCCGTATCGACCAGTTCGCCGCCGCCCCCGACCTGATGAAATCCATGCTCGCGATGGAGGAAACAATTGTCGGCAGCGGGTTGGAACATAGCCTGATTGAGCTGGTGAAACTGCGCGCCTCGCAGATCAACCACTGCGCCTTTTGCATCCACATGCACACGCATGACGCCCGCGCCAACGGAGAAAGCGACACCCGAATGCATCTGCTGCACGCCTGGCAGGAGTCCTCGCTGTTCACCCCCCGCGAGCGCGCCGCCCTGGGCTGGACCGAATGCCTGACCGAAGTGGCAACCCGCGGCGCCCCAGACAGCGCCTATGCGGCCCTGGCCGCGCAGTTTGATCGCCGCGAACAAGTGGCCGTGACATTGTTGATCACCACGATCAATGCCTGGAACCGGCTTGCCATTGGTTTTGCCATGCCACATCCTGTCGATCAGGAGGCAGCTACCGCGTGACACATCAGGCAACTGATCCAGAAACAGAGGTGTTTCTACAGATGCGGCCGCGCTTGTTTGCGGCCGCCTATCGGATGCTGGGCAGTGTCAGCGATGCTGAAGACATCCTGCAAGAGGCCTATCTGCGCTGGCAGAGAGCCGACCGCTCACTGGTACAAGCGCCCGCTGGCTACCTGATACGGATCACCACCCGGCTGTGTCTGGATCAGATCAAATCCGCACGTGTGCGGCGCGAAACCTATCCCGGGGAATGGTTGCCCGAACCGGTGCTGACCGAGGACCCAACCGCGCTGCTGGATCAGGATGTCACCGTGGCCCTGCTGCTGGCGCTGGAACGGCTGTCACCGCTGGAGCGCGCAGCGTTTTTGCTGCATGATATCTTTGATGGCGCCTATGCCGATATAGCCGCAACATTGAATCGCTCTCCCGAGGCCTGCCGCCAACTGGCCGCGCGGGCGCGGCGTAAAGTACAGCAGCTATCGCCAAAGGCACCAGAACCAAGCCAACACGGCATGGTGCTTGCCGAGGCCTTTTTTCGGGCCTCCAAGACGGGCGACACCGCTGCATTAAGCCAACTTCTCGCTCAGGACGTCGTGCTGATCTCGGATGGCGGAGGCAAGGCTACCGCCGCGCTCAATCCGATCTACGGGGTGGACCGGGTGGCGCGGCTGCTGGACGGGGTGGCGCGCAAAGCCGGGCGCAGACTGCCGGCCAACTGGCGGCTTTGTCGGCTCAACAGATTGCCAGCCGTGTTGTCCCGGGCAGAGGACGGAGTGCTTGAAACGGCGGCGATTGAAATCCAGGACGGCCGGATCACGCGCATCTATGTGACCCGCAACCCAGACAAGACCCGGCATCTGGAGATGGCATTGGTCTAACAAAACGGGTCCAAGCACATGGCGGCAGGTTTGACCCGGAATATTTTTGGGAAAGGTGAAGGCGAAAAGAAAAAGCCCCGCATCTGCTGCAGGGCTTTGTCAAGATCAGTTCAACAAAGGTATTTCTACAGAAGACCCGCATGCGCCATGGCAGCGTCAATGGCAGCCTTGGTGCTGTCCTCCAGGCCCGTCAGCGGAGAGCGGACCTCGTCAGAACACAGGCCCAGCTTGCTGAGCCCGTATTTGGCGCCGACCAGACCTGGCTCGATAAAGATCGCCTCGTGCAGGGGCATCAGTTTGTCCTGATACGCCAGCGCTTTGGCGTAGTCGCCCGCAAGAGTTGCCGCCTGGAATTCAGCGCAGAGTTTTGGCGCAATATTTGCCGTCACCGAGATGCAGCCAACACCACCGTGGGCGTTAAAGCCCAGAGCGGTGGCGTCTTCACCGGAGAGCTGCACAAAATCGGTACCACAGCTGGCACGCTGCTGGCTGACACGGGCGATATCGCCGGTGGCATCCTTGACGCCAATGATGCGCGGAAGTTTGGCCAGTTCTGCCATGGTGGCAGGCGTCATGTCGACGATCGAGCGACCGGGAATATTATAAATGATGATCGGCACATCGGCGCAGTCATGGGCCGCCTGGAAATGCGCCAGCAAACCGCGCTGTGTCGGTTTGTTGTAGTAGGGGGTCACCACCAAAGCGGCATCGGCGCCGACCTTCTGGGCAAACTCGACAAAACGAATCGTCTCGACCGTGTTATTGGACCCGGCACCGGCAATCACCGGCACACGCCCCGCTGCGGCTTTGACCACCTCGGCAATCACCGCTTCGTGTTCCTCGTGGGTGAGGGTAGGGCTTTCGCCGGTGGTGCCAACCGGCACCAAACCGCTTGAACCTTCGGCAATGTGCCAATCGACCAAGCGTTTAAGCGCATCCAGATCCAACGCGCCGTTTTGAAACGGGGTGACGAGGGCTGGCATAGAGCCTTTAAACATGGGTGCGCTCCCTTAGCTGATGGTCGTGACAGGCGGAGGCCCGCCTTCATTGTGGACATGACCAGATTTTGTGTTGATACCGGCCATTCTCGGATTATCGTCAATGGCTCTATCCCCGGATCCACTATAAAAGCAAGCCATGACACGCATTTTGCTCCTGATATCGCTGATCCTGATGCTTGGATCCGTCGCCACAGCCCAGCCGCAACAACTGGCCCAGGCTCTGGACTTCGCACGCTCCGAGAACTGGTCGCAAGCTCTGCAAACCGCCGGAGCCAAGGGATCGGTGTCACGCGACATTGTTGAATGGCACCGGTTGCGGGCCAAAGAAGGCACGGCAGAGGATGTGGAGAGCTTTTTGGCGCGGCGACCGGACTGGCCCGGCCTGCCCTATCTGCGGCGTCGCAATGAAGAGCTGATCATCGAAAAATCGCACCAGCGCGTGCGCGCCTTTTTTGCCGATCAGCCGCCCCAGACCCCGGAAGGGGCGGCCAGCCTGGCACGTGCGCTTTTTGCCAAGGGGGATCAAACCCGTGGCCAGGCAGAACTGATCCGGGCCTGGCAAAACATGCCAATGAGCGCAGAGACCCAAGAGGCCTATCTTGCGGACCATGCCACGCTTTTGAAACCGCATCATGCCACCCGGTTGCGCCAACTGCTGTGGGAGAGGCACGATGTGAGCGCGACGCGGATGCTGCCGCTGGTTGGCGAGGCCGAGCGCGCCCTGGCAGAGGCGCGTCTTGCGCTACAAAAGCAAGCCAATGGGGTGGATACAAAAATCGAGGCCATTCCGGCAGCGCTGCAGGATGATCCGGGCCTCGCCTATGATCGTTTTGTCTGGCGCGACCGCAAAAACCGCCAGGACGACGCCGTTGCCCTGATGATAGACCGCAGCACCAGCGCCAAGGCCCTGGGACAGCCAGAAAAATGGCTGCGCCGCCGCAGGGATCTGGCGCGTCAGTTGATGCGAGATGGCAAGCATGAACGCGCCTATCAGCTGGCAGCGCATCATTTTGCCACGCCAGAGGTTGGCTACGGCTATTCTGATTGCGAATGGCTCGCGGGCTATATCGCGCTGCGTAAACTCAAGGATGCAGAACTGGCCGTGTATCATTTTGAACGGTTTCTAGCATCTGTCGAGACGCCAATTTCGGTGGGACGTGGCGGCTATTGGCTGGGCCGGGCCCATGCCGCCCTTGGGGAGGTGGACAAGGCGCATGCGGCCTATGCCAAAGGCGCCGCGTATCAGACATCCTTTTATGGACTTTTGGCAGCAGAAACCCTGGGACGAACGTTTGATCCTGCGCTTGCCACACCGCCACAGCTGCCATCCTGGCGCAATGCTGCCTTTCTTGACTCATCGGTGATTGAGGCCGCCTTGCTGCTGTTGCAGGCAGGCGATCTTACCCTGGCAGAGCGGTTCTTCACCCACCAGGTTGAGAGCCTGTCACCGCTTGAGGCGCAGCAGATAGGGCAGATGGCTGTTGACATGAAAGAGCCGCATCTGGCGGTGATGATTGCCAAACGCGCCGCCCAGGCTGGTGTAGAACTGCAGGGAGCCTATTACCCCCTGCACCCTGTCGCCCTGCAAAAACTGCCAATGGCCTCTGAGATGACGCTGGCGATTGCCCGGCGCGAAAGCGAATTTGACCCTTTGGTGATCAGCCACGCCGGCGCGCGCGGTCTGATGCAGCTCATGCCGGCCACTGCCAAACTGGTGGCCACAGAACTGGATATCCTGGCCAAACATGAAACCGCCCGCCTGACGGCAGAATGGGACTACAACGCGGAATTGGGCAGCCAGTACCTGGCCGGGCTGGCGGCTGAGTTCAACGGCAATGTGGTGATGATGGCGGCCGGGTATAATGCCGGCCCACGTCGGCCAACCGCCTGGATGCAACGCTATGGCGATCCCCGCAGCGGCAACCCGGACATCATCGACTGGATTGAACATATTCCCTTTAACGAGACCCGCAACTACGTGATGCGGGTCACCGAAAGCCTGCCTGTCTATCGCGCCCGGCTGGGCAAGACGCCCCTGCCTGTCCCG
This genomic interval carries:
- the dapA gene encoding 4-hydroxy-tetrahydrodipicolinate synthase, which codes for MFKGSMPALVTPFQNGALDLDALKRLVDWHIAEGSSGLVPVGTTGESPTLTHEEHEAVIAEVVKAAAGRVPVIAGAGSNNTVETIRFVEFAQKVGADAALVVTPYYNKPTQRGLLAHFQAAHDCADVPIIIYNIPGRSIVDMTPATMAELAKLPRIIGVKDATGDIARVSQQRASCGTDFVQLSGEDATALGFNAHGGVGCISVTANIAPKLCAEFQAATLAGDYAKALAYQDKLMPLHEAIFIEPGLVGAKYGLSKLGLCSDEVRSPLTGLEDSTKAAIDAAMAHAGLL
- a CDS encoding lytic transglycosylase domain-containing protein, which produces MTRILLLISLILMLGSVATAQPQQLAQALDFARSENWSQALQTAGAKGSVSRDIVEWHRLRAKEGTAEDVESFLARRPDWPGLPYLRRRNEELIIEKSHQRVRAFFADQPPQTPEGAASLARALFAKGDQTRGQAELIRAWQNMPMSAETQEAYLADHATLLKPHHATRLRQLLWERHDVSATRMLPLVGEAERALAEARLALQKQANGVDTKIEAIPAALQDDPGLAYDRFVWRDRKNRQDDAVALMIDRSTSAKALGQPEKWLRRRRDLARQLMRDGKHERAYQLAAHHFATPEVGYGYSDCEWLAGYIALRKLKDAELAVYHFERFLASVETPISVGRGGYWLGRAHAALGEVDKAHAAYAKGAAYQTSFYGLLAAETLGRTFDPALATPPQLPSWRNAAFLDSSVIEAALLLLQAGDLTLAERFFTHQVESLSPLEAQQIGQMAVDMKEPHLAVMIAKRAAQAGVELQGAYYPLHPVALQKLPMASEMTLAIARRESEFDPLVISHAGARGLMQLMPATAKLVATELDILAKHETARLTAEWDYNAELGSQYLAGLAAEFNGNVVMMAAGYNAGPRRPTAWMQRYGDPRSGNPDIIDWIEHIPFNETRNYVMRVTESLPVYRARLGKTPLPVPFSKELSGASLAAFAPKSE